In a single window of the Leptidea sinapis chromosome 47, ilLepSina1.1, whole genome shotgun sequence genome:
- the LOC126978078 gene encoding uncharacterized protein LOC126978078, which translates to MASENKLLLLHAKKNVMFSRVQQLAERAKDLSAQSAKECFLADIETVDRLRLDFENILDEINLLEMTINPKYTINIQPLCAFEDLYSRVKHTARIISSEMQDLSTVCRDRPKLPPIQLCQFNGDVKNWPLFYSAFKNTVHDNRTLTDSEKLHYLLGRLDSKVLSVFAGVSATAENYGIILQTLIDKYEDKRSLASAYLDQIFAFKPLTSVSITGLEQFLDKFATSVSALNNLKFNQLADFIFLYTALKRLDPETARAFEVQHRGSEIPSFESLVSFVRDHAKILQRTSNSDSLIKNRSRSDATVKQNKTTHTYVNTSDSSSRACSLCKSYHEQLYKCTKFQEMNPTERFKFVKLNSLCINCLSSRHLALKCNSGSLCRKCQGRHHTLLHFETNRYVAPAKVSHTASSSSNLGVDQSNTQRSNAKDVTLCTFLNSVHSAPRTHSTVLLATARVVVFDSHGREHSARALLDSASQSNFISRSLCQRLGLKPNQKPRCSVVKGIGGLTKSIDSSVMIKFFSRFNLGVCFDMNSFVVDKVTERLPTVSVNNLALINFNNLPLADDSYSIPGDIDLLVGASVFPHLLLSHKVQGQPDSPSPVALETVLGYVIVGSAPACIDNCLSVSNCCSEDPLDAAVRKFWQIEEIDAPHPMCPDDAACEEIYSKTTTRQADGRYEVALPFKGDVLSLGDSLQKATTRFYCLERKMLSSPKLKEAYDSVILEYLEKGYISPVLPDTDATQSLRSYTISHHGVIREDKVTSRLRVVLDASAKTTTQVSLNDILYSGQNLQGNIFNIMVNFRLYRIAFSADIRQMFLCIGIRPCDRRFQRILYRFSPQEPLKTYEFNRVCFGLTSSPFHALRTVKQLLSDEGASFPRAKETVDTGLYTDDFVYSVDSDEEAISTAAEVIALFKAGQFDLVKWTCNSQRVLDSIPPSHRLSSVKEFDDSEPHKVLGLCWSPATDCFGLKISTPAESCTKRTILSCVARIWDVMGFVAPVVLYAKLLIKQLWLCECDWDDIPPEHILQQWYRFKEELPLLSKIKIPRHVGIFAGDIINIVGFADASEKAYGGVVYFHVRDSVGLRENEFHLIIAKSKVSPRKVISLARLELCAILVLSNLITKVMEACNNRINIHRIFAFSDSTVALCWVHSSPHRWDTFVANRVTKIQNDLPVNTFYHVSGIDNPADCLSRGLTPAQIIDHPLWFCGPEWVKLNPDHWPVIAFNPSTVSHPPEERNHVHVTAEFMEENLIVSLADRFSSWSKLLRCVVFICRFAKLLPLREAIVASDLNYAENLIWRQVQRAHFPNEIANLQKGKCCSPAFQRLKPFTQDKLIRVGGRLRNSDLSFDNKHPIILPRKGHIVNLLVDYNHKLNCHAGPDLLMSILRQRYWILSARNLIRSRVHKCLPCFRLNAKPSFPEMADHRSCRVTPAVKPFVHTGTDYAGPFKVTMSRGRGIRPTKAYVCLFVCLTTRAVHIECATDLSTASFLAAFKRFLSRRGFVSRLYSDNGGNYVCAKRVLSELHDFLMSKHFKTEFGHVLAEHRIHWSLNVPTAGHFGGNWETNIKSLKTHLYRVVGDQILTLEEFSTVLTQIEAVMNSRPLCRTLSNDPSEPLALTPAHFLTLTPLNYLPAREIEEGPLHLLSRQDLIDKLVQSFWKRWKSDYLHTLQMRSKWNKPTNPIEVGDVVIIKVDNAPPLHWPLGLVEEVFPGSNNVTRIVRVRTAIGSYLRPVVRLCPLPK; encoded by the coding sequence atggcTAGTGAAAATAAATTGTTGCTTTTACACGCTAAGAAGAATGTAATGTTTTCTCGAGTTCAACAATTAGCAGAGAGGGCTAAGGATTTATCAGCACAATCCGCGAAAGAATGTTTTTTAGCTGATATTGAAACCGTAGATCGTTTGCGATTGGATTTCGAGAACATTTtagatgaaattaatttattggaaaTGACTATAAACCCCAAGTACACAATTAACATACAACCATTGTGTGCTTTCGAAGATTTGTATAGTCGTGTCAAGCATACCGCGAGAATTATTTCATCGGAAATGCAAGACTTGTCGACAGTGTGTCGCGATCGCCCAAAATTACCGCCTATTCAGTTGTGTCAGTTTAATGGTGATGTTAAAAATTGGCCACTATTTTACTCTGCTTTCAAAAACACTGTCCATGATAACCGCACTCTCACTGACTCCGAGAAATTACATTACTTGTTAGGTAGATTAGATTCAAAAGTACTATCGGTGTTTGCTGGTGTGTCAGCCACTGCCGAGAATTATGGCATTATTCTACAAACTTTAATAGACAAATACGAAGACAAGCGTTCGCTCGCTTCCGCTTATTTAGATCAAATATTCGCATTTAAACCTTTAACTTCTGTTAGTATTACAGGTCTTGAACAATTTCTTGATAAGTTCGCTACTTCTGTTTCGGCGTTAAATAACTTGAAGTTCAATCAACTcgctgattttatatttttgtataccgCATTGAAGAGACTCGATCCGGAGACCGCCCGCGCTTTCGAGGTACAACATCGTGGATCTGAAATTCCATCGTTTGAAAGCTTAGTTTCATTTGTTCGCGATCACGCTAAAATATTGCAGCGCACTTCAAACAGTGATTCATTAATTAAGAATCGCTCGCGTAGCGATGCgactgtaaaacaaaataagactACTCACACATATGTCAATACTAGTGATTCCTCATCGCGCGCTTGTTCACTGTGTAAGTCGTACCATGAACAATTGTACAAATGTACTAAGTTTCAAGAGATGAACCCCACGGAGCGATTTAAATtcgtaaaattaaattctttgtgTATAAACTGCTTGAGTTCACGTCACCTCGCTTTGAAATGTAACTCTGGATCGCTCTGTCGCAAGTGTCAAGGAAGACACCACACGCTGTTGCATTTCGAAACTAATCGTTATGTAGCTCCCGCGAAAGTCAGCCACACAGCGTCATCGTCATCAAACTTAGGCGTCGACCAATCGAACACACAACGCTCCAACGCTAAAGATGTGACATTGTGCACTTTTTTGAATAGTGTTCATTCCGCTCCGCGTACTCATAGTACAGTATTATTAGCTACCGCACGCGTCGTTGTATTTGACTCTCATGGCAGGGAACATAGTGCTCGCGCTTTACTCGATAGTGCTTCACAAAGCAATTTTATTAGTCGCAGTTTGTGTCAACGATTGGGTTTGAAACCAAACCAGAAGCCCAGGTGTTCCGTAGTCAAGGGAATTGGAGGTCTTACTAAATCGATAGACAGTTCAGTCATGATAAAATTCTTTTCCAGGTTCAATCTAGGTGTATGCTTCGATATGAACTCATTCGTAGTAGATAAGGTAACTGAACGCTTACCTACCGTGTCGGTTAATAATTTAgccttaattaattttaataatttacctcTGGCTGACGATAGTTACTCTATTCCAGGAGACATTGATTTGCTAGTTGGAGCTTCAGTCTTTCCTCACCTTCTTTTGTCCCACAAGGTTCAAGGTCAGCCTGATTCCCCTTCACCCGTCGCTCTAGAAACAGTTCTAGGTTATGTCATCGTCGGTTCTGCCCCTGCTTGTATTGATAATTGCTTGTCAGTATCGAATTGTTGCTCAGAAGATCCGCTTGATGCTGCCGTGCGGAAATTTTGGCAGATAGAAGAGATAGATGCTCCGCATCCAATGTGCCCAGATGACGCGGCATGTGAAGAAATTTATAGTAAAACTACTACCCGCCAGGCAGACGGTCGTTACGAAGTCGCACTACCATTCAAAGGAGATGTTTTGTCATTAGGGGATTCACTGCAAAAGGCAACAACGCGCTTCTATTGCTTAGAACGTAAAATGTTATCTTCGCCTAAGCTCAAGGAAGCTTACGATAGTGTCATACTCGAGTATTTAGAAAAGGGGTATATTTCGCCAGTACTTCCAGATACGGACGCAACACAGAGCTTACGGTCGTATACCATTTCGCATCATGGAGTTATAAGAGAGGACAAGGTTACGTCAAGGTTACGCGTTGTCTTAGACGCTAGTGCTAAAACTACTACACAAGTATCTCTCAATGATATTTTATACAGTGGTCAGAATCTTCAAggaaacatatttaatattatggtcAATTTCCGCCTATACCGCATCGCTTTTTCCGCTGACATACGTCAAATGTTCCTTTGTATTGGGATTCGGCCATGTGATCGCAGATTTCAACGTATTTTATATCGCTTTTCCCCGCAAGAACCTTTGAAGACATATGAATTCAACCGCGTTTGCTTCGGATTAACGTCTAGTCCATTCCACGCACTTCGTACTGTTAAGCAGCTACTTTCGGACGAAGGTGCGTCTTTCCCGCGAGCAAAGGAGACTGTCGATACAGGTTTATATACAGATGACTTTGTGTATAGTGTCGATAGTGATGAAGAAGCTATTAGTACCGCAGCCGAAGTAATTGCTCTTTTTAAGGCAGGCCAGTTTGATCTCGTAAAATGGACATGCAACTCACAAAGGGTTTTAGACTCCATTCCGCCGTCTCATCGTCTCTCTTCAGTTAAGGAGTTCGATGATTCTGAACCACATAAAGTACTAGGCTTATGTTGGTCTCCCGCTACAGACTGCTTTGGTCTTAAAATTAGTACACCCGCAGAGTCTTGTACAAAGCGCACTATTTTGTCTTGTGTTGCTAGAATATGGGACGTTATGGGTTTCGTAGCTCCTGTAGTCCTATACGCAAAACTTCTCATTAAACAACTTTGGTTATGTGAATGTGATTGGGATGACATACCACCTGAACATATTCTCCAACAGTGGTATCGTTTCAAAGAGGAACTTCCTTTACTTAGCAAAATAAAGATTCCACGGCATGTAGGCATCTTTGCTGGTGACATTATAAACATAGTGGGATTTGCAGATGCAAGTGAAAAGGCCTATGGTGGCGTAGTTTACTTCCACGTTAGAGATAGTGTCGGTCTGCGTGAGAATGAATTTCATTTGATAATTGCTAAATCGAAAGTTTCGCCTCGTAAAGTCATATCACTCGCACGTTTAGAGCTTTGTGCAATCCTTGTATTAAGTAACTTGATTACCAAGGTAATGGAAGCTTGCAATAATCGCAtaaatattcatagaattttcGCATTTTCGGACTCAACGGTTGCCTTGTGTTGGGTGCATTCTTCGCCCCATCGTTGGGATACCTTCGTGGCTAATCGTGtaactaaaatacaaaatgacCTTCCCGTGAATACATTTTATCATGTATCAGGTATTGATAATCCCGCTGATTGCTTATCTAGAGGGCTCACCCCCGCACAAATAATCGATCATCCGCTTTGGTTCTGTGGTCCCGAATGGGTTAAATTGAATCCAGATCATTGGCCAGTTATCGCTTTTAACCCATCGACAGTGTCGCATCCACCTGAAGAAAGGAATCATGTTCATGTCACCGCTGAATTTATGGAAGAAAACTTGATCGTGTCGCTTGCAGATCGCTTTTCATCTTGGTCAAAGCTTCTACGCTGTGTAGTTTTTATATGTCGTTTTGCAAAGTTATTACCGCTTCGTGAAGCTATCGTTGCGTCAGATTTAAATTACGCTGAAAATTTAATATGGCGTCAAGTTCAACGCGCTCACTTCCCTAACGAAATAGCTAACTTACAGAAAGGAAAATGTTGTAGTCCGGCGTTTCAACGCCTCAAACCATTTACACAGGATAAACTCATTAGAGTCGGAGGTCGTTTAAGGAATTCTGATCTAAGTTTTGACAATAAGCACCCTATCATACTTCCGCGAAAGGGTCACATTGTAAACCTTTTAGTTGACTACAATCATAAGTTGAACTGCCACGCGGGCCCGGATCTTTTGATGTCTATACTACGCCAAAGATATTGGATTCTATCCGCTCGTAATTTGATTCGTAGTCGGGTGCACAAATGTTTACCCTGCTTTCGACTCAATGCTAAGCCGAGTTTTCCAGAAATGGCAGATCACCGCTCTTGTCGAGTTACGCCAGCTGTTAAGCCTTTTGTACATACGGGAACGGATTACGCAGGCCCTTTTAAGGTGACTATGTCACGCGGTCGTGGAATTCGTCCAACCAAGGCATACGTGTGCCTTTTCGTATGCTTAACCACTCGCGCAGTGCACATCGAATGTGCTACTGATTTAAGCACCGCCAGTTTTCTCGCGGCTTTTAAACGATTTTTATCACGCCGTGGTTTTGTTTCGCGTCTTTATTCTGATAATGGAGGAAACTACGTGTGTGCTAAACGTGTTCTTTCAGAATTACACGACTTTTTAATGTCAAAACATTTCAAGACTGAATTTGGTCATGTTTTAGCTGAGCATCGCATCCACTGGTCATTAAATGTCCCAACTGCCGGTCACTTTGGTGGTAACTGGGAAACCAATATTAAGAGCCTAAAAACTCACTTATATCGCGTAGTAGGCGACCAAATTTTAACGTTAGAAGAGTTTAGCACTGTACTTACCCAAATCGAGGCAGTAATGAACTCTAGGCCTTTGTGTCGCACGCTATCTAATGATCCTTCAGAACCGCTCGCGTTAACACCGGCTCACTTTTTAACGCTTACGCCTCTAAATTACCTACCGGCTAGAGAAATAGAGGAAGGGCCGTTACATTTGCTTTCGAGACAAGATTTAATTGATAAGCTTGTTCAGTCTTTCTGGAAGCGATGGAAATCTGACTACTTACATACCCTTCAAATGCGAAGCAAATGGAACAAGCCAACCAACCCTATCGAGGTAGGTGATGTCGTAATTATAAAGGTTGATAACGCACCGCCGCTTCACTGGCCATTAGGGCTAGTCGAGGAAGTATTTCCTGGATCAAACAATGTTACTCGAATTGTTCGCGTGCGCACTGCTATAGGTTCATATTTGCGTCCTGTAGTACGTCTTTGTCCTCTacctaaataa